CGCCGAACTGGACGCCGTGGTGGCCGACCTGGAGCGGCGCGGAAGCCCGGACCCGGCGGGCGTGGTCGCCGACGTCACCGACGCCGAGCAGGTCGAGGCGGCGTTCGCGGAGGTGGCCCGGCGCTGGGACGGCGAATTGAACATCCTCGTCAACGCGGTCGGCCCCAACGCGCGCGGCGGATTCGAGGAACTGGCCGACGATCAGTGGCAGCAAGCCATCGAAGTCGGGGCCATGTCGATGGTGCGGTGCGTGCGCGCGGCGCTACCGATGTTGCGGCAGGCCGAGTGGGCGCGGATCGTGAACTTCTCGGCGAGTTCGACCAAACGGCAGGGCTCCTCGCTGGTCGCCTACACCGCCGCGAAGTCGATGGTGACCAGCGTCTCGAAGAACTTGTCACTGTCGCTGGCGCCCGACGAGATCCTGGTGAACGTGGTCTCGCCCGGCAGCGTGGCCTCCGACGGGCTCGTCGGCTGGGCCAAATCCGTCGGGGTGGACGGGGACGACCCGTATCGACTGATGGAGGCCATCACCGAGCATTTCGGGCATCCGGCCCACCTGCCCCGCACCGGCCTGCCCGAGGAGATCGGTCCGGTGGTGGCGTTTCTGGCCTCGCGGCGCAACTCGTACATGACCGGAGCCAACGTCAACGTCGACGGCGGCACCGACTTCACCTGAGCCATGTCCCGCGAGCGCCCAGTCTTGTACGCAGATCCGGCTCGTGGCGTACGACGATGAGCGTTCGGCCTACCGTCCGACCCGGACTTCACGAAGGGAGCGGTCTTGGCAAGAGCACGTGAGGCCCGCGACTGGGCGCGCGAGTCCCTGCGCGGCATCGGTGACTCGCTCTACACGCCGTTCGCCGGCGCCGACGGCGACGACATCGACTGGGACGCCTACCGGGCCTTGGTCCGCTACTGCGTCGGCGACCTCGGCCACCCGATGTTGTGGTGCACCAGCGGCGTCGGCGAGTTCTGGGCGTTGACCATGGACGAACGAAAACGCCTGTTGGAGATCGCGATCGAGGAGGGCCGAGCCCTCAACCCCGACCTGGTGGTGCAGGCGTGCACCGCCACCATGTCCGCCAAGGACTGTCTGGAGCTC
This DNA window, taken from Mycolicibacterium sp. MU0050, encodes the following:
- a CDS encoding SDR family NAD(P)-dependent oxidoreductase, which translates into the protein MDLGLRNAKAVVVGGSRGMGRAAAQCLADDGARVAVFARSHAELDAVVADLERRGSPDPAGVVADVTDAEQVEAAFAEVARRWDGELNILVNAVGPNARGGFEELADDQWQQAIEVGAMSMVRCVRAALPMLRQAEWARIVNFSASSTKRQGSSLVAYTAAKSMVTSVSKNLSLSLAPDEILVNVVSPGSVASDGLVGWAKSVGVDGDDPYRLMEAITEHFGHPAHLPRTGLPEEIGPVVAFLASRRNSYMTGANVNVDGGTDFT